Proteins encoded in a region of the Bacillus sp. T3 genome:
- a CDS encoding cytochrome c3 family protein codes for MAFWKREKKGPPEENPEGKKKPGLIRRLWRKFRSIDWKNPVNRWKLLFVSLFIVIFGLTFVGGAIAFTNSPSFCKACHEMAPEHVTFEKSAHNQVTCVQCHIAPGNVEMVLHKIGSLKEVYYHITGVPDPIVQTVAVLDENCEQCHSKNRLVTATGDLIVNHEGHIKEGIPCVVCHSGVAHAKVVERGINGSESYDAWTMENSDKLMDQKYMRPNMGSCIDCHDQVNQGKKPWKDYSYRVPENPHAEGHSDKTKGNEAEAAKLSAAEEEQKSKEATQDIILQAIGKQKTDVKLSMECFTCHQEINTPQNHDIAEWNQNHGGYAFQELDKCMNCHQDEKWIKHFGKQNIDELLNTSSDKEKYTANMIQVKDQSRQNHFCSTCHANRPPGHLDSDTWLTAHAPKAQTNEEKANCYVCHDREKPDENATGIKAPTDVYCQFCHRTGFKGEKL; via the coding sequence ATGGCTTTTTGGAAAAGAGAGAAGAAGGGTCCTCCAGAAGAAAATCCTGAAGGTAAGAAAAAACCAGGCTTAATCCGTAGGCTTTGGCGGAAATTTAGAAGTATTGATTGGAAAAATCCAGTGAATCGCTGGAAGTTATTATTTGTTTCATTATTTATTGTCATTTTCGGATTAACCTTTGTTGGTGGAGCAATCGCATTTACCAATAGTCCAAGCTTCTGTAAGGCGTGTCATGAAATGGCGCCGGAACATGTTACCTTTGAAAAAAGTGCTCACAATCAAGTGACATGTGTCCAGTGTCATATTGCACCAGGGAATGTTGAAATGGTCTTACATAAGATTGGTTCTTTAAAAGAGGTATATTATCATATTACCGGTGTGCCAGATCCGATTGTCCAAACCGTGGCTGTATTGGATGAAAACTGCGAACAGTGCCATTCAAAGAACCGCTTAGTAACGGCAACTGGAGATCTTATCGTCAACCATGAAGGACATATCAAAGAAGGAATCCCTTGCGTTGTATGTCACAGTGGGGTGGCGCATGCAAAGGTTGTTGAACGTGGAATTAATGGTTCTGAATCGTATGACGCTTGGACGATGGAAAACTCTGATAAACTAATGGACCAAAAATATATGAGGCCGAATATGGGTTCTTGTATTGATTGCCACGACCAAGTGAATCAGGGTAAAAAACCATGGAAGGATTATTCTTACCGAGTGCCTGAAAATCCTCACGCTGAGGGACACAGTGATAAGACAAAGGGTAATGAAGCAGAGGCTGCGAAACTAAGCGCAGCAGAGGAAGAGCAAAAGAGCAAAGAGGCTACACAGGATATTATTCTTCAAGCTATCGGGAAGCAAAAGACAGATGTAAAACTCTCAATGGAATGTTTCACCTGTCACCAAGAAATTAATACACCACAAAACCATGATATTGCTGAATGGAATCAAAATCATGGTGGCTACGCCTTCCAAGAACTTGATAAATGTATGAATTGTCATCAAGATGAAAAATGGATTAAGCATTTCGGAAAACAAAATATTGATGAATTATTAAATACTAGTTCTGACAAAGAAAAATATACTGCAAATATGATTCAGGTTAAAGATCAATCCCGCCAGAATCATTTCTGTAGTACGTGTCACGCCAACCGTCCTCCAGGACATCTCGATAGTGACACTTGGTTAACCGCCCACGCACCAAAGGCACAAACAAACGAAGAAAAGGCAAACTGCTATGTTTGTCATGATCGAGAAAAGCCGGATGAAAATGCGACAGGAATTAAAGCGCCAACTGACGTTTACTGTCAATTCTGTCACCGTACTGGGTTTAAGGGTGAAAAACTTTAA
- a CDS encoding cytochrome c3 family protein: MKKLKFPLSVIIVLVLMLIIVAKVMSPTILETVNRTETTSQVNGQDFSDRVHIEFQNNTNSCRSCHEPLTTVSSNYFYHNGVYSTCTACHDGSLGIYNVFTGNDSSGSFGGSYSGNMSIHNVNSALKNEAAPGGNRKSEEDNWTANFSCGSCHNPHGSYSDRLLINNPNNMGNVTADKGGKRLVGVPVVKTFTGATASYILLKTTLMSDPSISYPNASVGPGVC; this comes from the coding sequence ATGAAAAAATTAAAATTTCCATTAAGCGTAATTATTGTTTTAGTGTTGATGCTGATAATTGTTGCCAAAGTGATGTCGCCTACCATCCTAGAAACCGTTAATCGAACTGAGACCACCTCACAAGTCAATGGACAGGATTTTTCAGACCGCGTTCACATTGAATTTCAAAACAACACCAACTCGTGTAGAAGCTGCCATGAACCTCTTACAACGGTTTCTAGCAACTATTTCTACCATAATGGGGTATATTCAACCTGTACGGCCTGTCATGACGGTTCCTTAGGAATCTATAATGTGTTTACTGGAAATGATTCTTCTGGTAGTTTCGGTGGCTCTTATTCTGGGAATATGTCGATTCACAATGTAAACTCAGCTCTTAAAAATGAAGCGGCTCCAGGCGGAAACCGCAAAAGTGAAGAAGATAACTGGACCGCTAATTTTTCATGTGGCAGCTGTCATAATCCCCACGGGTCCTACTCTGACCGTTTATTAATAAATAATCCAAATAATATGGGGAATGTAACCGCTGATAAGGGTGGGAAAAGATTGGTTGGGGTCCCGGTAGTAAAAACTTTTACGGGTGCTACAGCCAGTTACATTTTATTAAAAACTACCTTAATGAGCGATCCCTCTATATCCTATCCCAATGCTTCTGTGGGACCTGGAGTATGTTAA